Proteins co-encoded in one Capsicum annuum cultivar UCD-10X-F1 chromosome 9, UCD10Xv1.1, whole genome shotgun sequence genomic window:
- the LOC107843149 gene encoding uncharacterized oxidoreductase At4g09670 — MAISTINFGILGCADIARKVSRAILLSQIATLTAIGSRSLEKANKFAAENNFPATAKVYGSYEEVVNDPNVDAVYVPLPTSLHVQWAVLAAEKKKHLLCEKPVGLNVEEVDVILKACESNGVQFMDGTMWMHHPRTAKMREFLNDEGQFGQLKSVNTCFTFAADPNFLENDIRVKPDLDALGALGDVGWYCIRGILWATDFELPKSVVALRNPVLNKAGVIISCGASLTWEDGKVGTFHCSFLSNLTMDLTAVGTKGTLHLHDFVIPYEEHKASFISAVESGFKELVTGWEPKPSEHTITADIPQEALMVREFSRLVGRIKNEGAKPEKKWPTLSRKTTLVLDAVKASIEKGFEPMEIVS, encoded by the exons atggCAATTTCCACCATAAATTTCGGCATTTTAGGCTGTGCAGACATCGCACGTAAAGTCTCCCGCGCAATACTCCTTTCACAAATCGCCACACTCACAGCAATCGGAAGCCGTTCACTGGAAAAAGCAAATAAATTCGCCGCCGAGAACAATTTCCCAGCGACGGCTAAAGTATACGGAAGCTATGAAGAAGTTGTAAATGACCCGAACGTCGATGCAGTATACGTGCCTTTACCAACGAGTTTACATGTGCAGTGGGCTGTTCTTGCAGCCGAGAAGAAGAAGCACTTGTTGTGTGAGAAGCCTGTTGGATTGAATGTTGAAGAAGTTGATGTTATACTGAAAGCGTGTGAGAGTAATGGGGTGCAGTTTATGGATGGAACTATGTGGATGCATCATCCTCGTACGGCTAAGATGAGGGAGTTTCTTAATGATGAAGGCCAATTTGGACAACTTAAATCG GTAAACACTTGTTTCACATTTGCTGCTGATCCCAATTTCCTTGAAAATGACATTCGTGTAAAACCAGATCTTGATGCTCTTGGTGCTCTTGGAGATGTTGGGTGGTATTGCATTAGGGGAATTCTGTGGGCTACAGATTTCGAGCTTCCCAAATCAGTAGTCGCTTTACGCAACCCTGTGCTGAACAAGGCGGGAGTGATTATATCATGCGGTGCTTCTTTAACGTGGGAAGACGGGAAGGTGGGAACTTTTCACTGCTCTTTCCTATCCAACTTGACAATGGATTTAACCGCTGTTGGAACGAAGGGCACGTTGCACCTTCATGACTTTGTTATCCCTTATGAGGAGCACAAAGCTTCGTTTATCTCAGCAGTAGAATCTGGATTTAAAGAACTTGTTACAGGGTGGGAACCAAAACCAAGCGAGCACACAATCACGGCAGACATTCCCCAAGAAGCTCTCATGGTGAGGGAATTCTCAAGGCTGGTTGGACGTATTAAAAATGAAGGCGCAAAACCTGAGAAAAAGTGGCCAACTCTTAGCAGGAAGACAACTCTGGTTTTGGATGCTGTTAAGGCATCAATTGAAAAAGGTTTCGAACCTATGGAGATTGTAAGTTGA